Proteins encoded by one window of Synechococcus sp. MVIR-18-1:
- a CDS encoding photosystem I assembly protein Ycf4, translating to MAAELLEQPVLGSRRLSNILVALMVTIGGIGFLFASLSSYLGRDLLPLGHPAGLVFVPQGLVMGLYSLAAALLATYLWAVITINVGSGSNRFDRSAGVVTISRRGFRKPISVEIPMKDIQAVKVEVRDGFNTRRRVSLRVRGRRDMPLTRVGEPLPLAQLEQDGAELARFLGVNLEGL from the coding sequence ATGGCCGCTGAACTGCTCGAACAACCCGTCCTCGGCTCGCGCCGGCTTTCGAACATTCTCGTTGCCTTGATGGTGACGATTGGCGGTATTGGTTTTCTGTTTGCTTCTCTTTCCAGCTACTTGGGTAGGGATCTCCTCCCCCTGGGCCATCCCGCTGGCTTGGTGTTTGTTCCTCAGGGACTGGTCATGGGGTTGTACAGCCTTGCGGCTGCCCTTCTCGCCACCTATTTGTGGGCCGTGATCACGATCAACGTGGGCTCGGGTAGCAACCGTTTTGATCGCTCCGCAGGTGTGGTGACCATCTCAAGGCGTGGATTTCGTAAGCCGATCAGCGTTGAGATTCCCATGAAAGACATCCAGGCGGTGAAAGTTGAGGTGAGGGATGGCTTCAACACCCGGCGCCGGGTTTCGCTGCGTGTTCGCGGAAGGAGGGACATGCCCCTCACCCGTGTTGGTGAACCCCTCCCCCTGGCCCAGTTGGAACAGGACGGAGCCGAGTTGGCACGTTTTTTAGGTGTAAATCTCGAAGGACTTTGA
- the ilvN gene encoding acetolactate synthase small subunit, producing the protein MKHTLSVLVEDESGALSRIAGLFARRGFNIDSLAVGPAETNGQSRLTMVVEGDEHTLQQMSKQLDKLVNVLQVLDLSQLPAVERELMLMKVSAPAEQRGAILELVQVFRAKVVDVADDALTLEVVGDPGKLVALERLMAPYGILEIARTGKVALERASGVNTELLKAAISGGRVPA; encoded by the coding sequence ATGAAGCACACCCTGTCCGTCCTGGTGGAGGACGAATCCGGCGCACTGAGCCGCATCGCCGGCCTCTTCGCCAGACGCGGCTTCAACATCGACAGCTTGGCGGTCGGTCCTGCTGAAACCAATGGACAGTCGCGGCTCACCATGGTGGTGGAAGGCGACGAACACACCTTGCAGCAAATGAGCAAGCAGCTCGACAAGCTGGTGAACGTGCTTCAAGTGCTCGATCTCTCGCAATTGCCCGCGGTGGAACGGGAGCTGATGCTGATGAAGGTGTCAGCTCCGGCTGAACAGCGGGGCGCCATTCTGGAGTTGGTGCAGGTGTTCCGCGCCAAAGTGGTGGATGTGGCCGATGACGCGCTCACCCTGGAAGTGGTGGGAGACCCAGGCAAATTGGTGGCCCTGGAGCGCCTCATGGCTCCCTACGGAATCCTGGAAATCGCCCGAACCGGAAAAGTGGCCCTGGAACGGGCTTCAGGGGTGAACACCGAATTACTCAAAGCCGCCATCAGCGGCGGGCGCGTGCCCGCTTGA
- a CDS encoding alpha/beta fold hydrolase: protein MHATALQPASKGADWGESAVWTWKGYRCHWRVLGDPKAPAMVLLHGFGASSSHWRHNAAPLTKAGYRVYGLDLIGFGRSEQPGLHPHIRLDNRLWARQLAAFLEQVVQQPAVLVGNSLGGLTALTTAVFRPEWVTAVVAAPLPDPALMQPLPRRQPRRLRQLKRHTVGLLCRLLPLELIVPLISRTALLRMGLQGAYCHSIRSDRELHQLIASPARRRTAARSLRAMSVGMALRPRGATAPELLERLAGHDQPVPLLLLWGRQDRFVPLIIGEKLQQQHSWLKLRVLEGSGHCPHDESPEHFHQELLRWLDLNLGRTSELDAKQRA from the coding sequence GTGCACGCAACTGCTCTTCAGCCTGCCTCCAAGGGTGCCGATTGGGGCGAAAGCGCTGTATGGACCTGGAAGGGCTACCGCTGTCACTGGCGCGTACTCGGTGATCCCAAAGCTCCCGCGATGGTTCTGCTGCATGGGTTCGGTGCCAGCAGCAGCCATTGGCGTCACAACGCAGCGCCTCTCACCAAGGCTGGATATCGGGTTTACGGACTTGATTTGATCGGTTTCGGCCGCTCCGAACAACCAGGGCTTCATCCCCATATCCGCTTGGACAACCGTCTTTGGGCGCGGCAGTTGGCAGCATTTCTGGAGCAGGTGGTTCAACAACCCGCTGTGTTGGTAGGTAATTCCCTGGGAGGCCTCACCGCCCTCACCACTGCGGTCTTTCGTCCGGAGTGGGTCACAGCCGTGGTTGCAGCACCGCTGCCGGACCCCGCCCTCATGCAGCCATTGCCACGACGTCAGCCACGCCGGCTGCGCCAACTCAAAAGACACACGGTTGGGTTGCTCTGCCGGTTGCTGCCTCTAGAACTCATCGTCCCCTTGATCAGCCGCACAGCTCTGCTGCGCATGGGCCTGCAAGGGGCCTACTGCCACTCGATCCGCTCAGACCGGGAATTGCATCAGCTGATTGCCAGCCCAGCCCGACGCCGCACCGCCGCACGCAGCCTCCGCGCCATGAGTGTTGGCATGGCCTTACGTCCACGCGGGGCCACGGCACCGGAGCTGTTGGAGCGGTTAGCCGGGCATGACCAACCTGTTCCCCTTTTATTGCTTTGGGGACGACAGGATCGATTCGTGCCCTTGATCATCGGCGAAAAACTGCAGCAGCAGCATTCCTGGCTGAAGCTACGCGTGCTCGAGGGAAGTGGACATTGTCCCCACGATGAAAGCCCCGAACATTTCCATCAAGAGCTTTTGCGCTGGCTGGACCTTAATTTAGGAAGAACAAGCGAGCTGGACGCAAAGCAACGGGCATGA
- a CDS encoding peptidylprolyl isomerase translates to MQRSIMRTLLSLAVCLPLLVGCSQSNTASTASVPTGCSQASSPCLQGKANVELTTTRGVVKLELDGDAAPVTAGNFVDLVKRGAYDGTVFHRVIREPVPFVVQGGDPTSSDPNTSKSQYGTGSFVDPDSGQARFIPLELSYQNEDQPRYSRQSTNPSDLQQLTLSHERGALAMARSQSPDSASAQFYIALKPLPELDGRYAVFGRVTDGLEVVDAIEQDDKLIKAKLLTPGL, encoded by the coding sequence ATGCAGCGCTCAATCATGCGGACGCTTTTATCTCTTGCTGTCTGCTTGCCACTTCTTGTTGGTTGCTCTCAGTCCAATACAGCGTCAACGGCTTCAGTCCCTACGGGCTGCAGTCAGGCCAGTAGCCCTTGTCTTCAGGGGAAGGCCAATGTGGAGCTCACAACAACCCGTGGGGTGGTCAAGCTTGAACTCGATGGTGATGCGGCACCTGTGACCGCTGGCAATTTTGTGGACCTTGTCAAAAGAGGTGCGTACGACGGCACCGTGTTTCACCGGGTGATTCGTGAGCCAGTGCCGTTTGTTGTGCAGGGTGGTGATCCCACATCCAGTGATCCGAACACCTCGAAATCTCAGTACGGAACAGGAAGTTTTGTGGATCCCGACAGTGGGCAGGCGCGATTCATTCCCCTTGAGCTGTCGTATCAAAATGAAGATCAGCCGCGCTACAGCCGCCAGAGCACCAATCCCAGCGATCTGCAGCAGCTCACGCTGAGTCATGAGCGGGGAGCCCTTGCCATGGCTCGCTCCCAATCCCCCGATTCGGCCAGCGCTCAGTTTTATATCGCCCTAAAGCCTTTGCCTGAGCTGGATGGCCGCTACGCCGTGTTCGGTCGTGTGACCGATGGCTTGGAGGTGGTGGATGCGATTGAACAGGACGACAAGTTGATCAAAGCCAAGCTGCTCACTCCAGGCCTTTGA
- the psbD gene encoding photosystem II D2 protein (photosystem q(a) protein), whose product MTIAAGRMPQRGWFDVLDDWLKRDRFVFVGWSGILLLPTAYLSIGGWLTGTTFVTSWYTHGIASSYLEGCNFLTAAVSTPADAMGHSLLLLWGPEAQGDFVRWIQLGGLWAFVALHGAFALIGFMLRQFEIARLVGIRPYNAIAFSGPIAVFVSVFLMYPLGQSSWFFAPSFGVAAIFRFLLFLQGFHNWTLNPFHMMGVAGILGGALLCAIHGATVENTLFEDGEQSNTFKAFEPTQEEETYSMVTANRFWSQIFGIAFSNKRWLHFFMLFVPVMGLWTSSIGIIGLALNLRAYDFVSQEIRAAEDPEFETFYTKNILLNEGLRAWMAPADQPHENFVFPEEVLPRGNAL is encoded by the coding sequence ATGACGATCGCTGCAGGTCGCATGCCGCAGCGGGGATGGTTCGACGTCCTCGATGATTGGCTCAAACGCGACCGATTTGTTTTTGTCGGCTGGTCCGGCATTCTTCTTCTTCCCACGGCCTACCTCTCGATTGGTGGCTGGTTAACGGGAACCACATTTGTAACTTCCTGGTACACCCACGGCATTGCGTCGTCGTACCTCGAAGGTTGCAACTTCTTGACCGCTGCTGTGTCCACCCCCGCTGATGCGATGGGTCACAGCTTGCTGTTGCTCTGGGGCCCAGAAGCCCAGGGTGATTTTGTCCGCTGGATACAACTTGGAGGCCTTTGGGCTTTCGTTGCTCTCCACGGCGCTTTTGCACTGATCGGCTTCATGCTCCGTCAGTTTGAAATTGCTCGTCTCGTCGGCATTCGTCCTTACAACGCCATCGCCTTCTCAGGTCCGATCGCGGTGTTCGTCAGTGTCTTCCTGATGTACCCCTTGGGACAGAGCAGCTGGTTCTTTGCACCCTCCTTTGGTGTGGCTGCAATTTTCCGCTTCCTGTTGTTCCTCCAGGGCTTCCATAACTGGACTCTGAATCCCTTCCACATGATGGGAGTGGCCGGCATTCTTGGCGGCGCACTGCTTTGCGCCATTCACGGCGCAACCGTGGAAAACACCCTTTTTGAGGATGGTGAACAGTCGAACACCTTTAAGGCGTTCGAACCCACCCAAGAAGAAGAGACCTATTCAATGGTCACCGCCAACCGTTTCTGGAGCCAAATCTTCGGAATTGCGTTCTCCAACAAGCGTTGGCTGCACTTCTTCATGCTGTTTGTGCCAGTGATGGGCTTGTGGACCAGTTCCATCGGCATCATCGGCCTTGCACTCAACTTGCGTGCCTATGACTTCGTGTCACAGGAAATCCGCGCTGCTGAGGATCCTGAATTTGAAACCTTCTACACGAAGAACATTCTTCTGAATGAAGGTCTGCGTGCCTGGATGGCACCGGCTGACCAGCCGCACGAAAACTTCGTCTTCCCTGAAGAGGTTCTGCCCCGTGGAAACGCCCTTTAA
- a CDS encoding N2,N2-dimethylguanosine tRNA methyltransferase, translating to MASVRTGAGFFRPDSRPARDLSVLVAASTLVGAPRDRPLRWLDLMAGCGIRSLRWGLEARGASDQPVDLWVNDADQERGPLLAANLEPLHACDGVSLNLSHQPAERLLREAYLEHRFFDLIDLDPFGCPNVLLQSTLQAMRFGGVLLVASTDGRSPTGHDRCAAVRRFGAAARAHPSSWELALRLQLAALAREAWLLGRGLEPLFSFSDGRTFRVAVRMRQRIRSGEEQQLGFLARCDRCGDQAVQAMLDLQGWRPCACTDGCGRWAVSGPLWIGPLQDGSQINGLLEISDRLDAALSKGLPEGQDLTLAPRSRRLLDGLIADPGQPACCWSTAELSRRLQLKGPPAIEPLVAALLASGHSASVSGVMAGQVRTNAPLGILLRRCSEFDGKDR from the coding sequence ATGGCATCGGTGCGGACCGGGGCTGGTTTTTTTCGCCCCGACTCCAGACCGGCGCGAGACCTCTCCGTCTTGGTCGCCGCCTCAACCTTGGTGGGCGCCCCCAGGGATCGCCCCCTGCGCTGGCTTGACCTTATGGCTGGCTGCGGGATCCGTTCTCTGCGCTGGGGACTGGAGGCAAGGGGAGCGTCCGACCAGCCTGTGGACCTTTGGGTGAATGACGCGGATCAAGAGCGTGGGCCCCTGCTAGCCGCCAATCTCGAACCGTTGCACGCCTGTGATGGGGTTTCGCTCAACTTGAGCCATCAGCCGGCGGAGCGGCTGCTGCGCGAGGCCTATCTCGAGCATCGTTTTTTTGATCTGATCGATCTCGATCCTTTTGGCTGCCCGAATGTTTTGCTCCAGTCCACGCTCCAGGCGATGCGTTTTGGCGGTGTGCTGTTAGTTGCGAGCACCGACGGTCGCTCACCCACGGGGCATGACCGGTGTGCGGCTGTGCGTCGGTTTGGTGCAGCCGCTCGTGCCCACCCTTCGAGTTGGGAGCTGGCGTTGCGGCTGCAATTGGCTGCTCTCGCCCGTGAGGCTTGGCTACTGGGACGCGGTCTTGAGCCCTTGTTCAGCTTCAGCGATGGCCGCACGTTTCGTGTAGCGGTGCGGATGCGCCAGCGGATTCGTTCGGGTGAGGAGCAGCAGCTTGGCTTCCTAGCCCGTTGTGACCGCTGCGGGGATCAGGCTGTTCAAGCGATGTTGGACCTGCAGGGCTGGAGACCCTGCGCCTGTACCGATGGCTGCGGACGCTGGGCGGTGAGTGGTCCGCTCTGGATTGGTCCGCTTCAGGATGGTTCCCAGATCAACGGGCTGTTGGAGATCAGTGATCGCTTGGATGCAGCGTTGAGCAAGGGGTTGCCTGAGGGGCAAGACCTGACCCTTGCCCCTCGCAGCAGGCGGCTGCTCGACGGATTGATCGCGGATCCAGGTCAACCGGCCTGTTGCTGGTCAACGGCTGAGTTATCTCGACGGCTTCAGCTCAAAGGGCCACCGGCGATCGAGCCTTTGGTTGCCGCTCTTCTGGCCTCCGGGCACAGCGCCTCCGTGAGTGGTGTGATGGCTGGGCAGGTGCGAACCAATGCCCCTCTCGGCATTTTGTTACGACGATGCAGCGAATTTGACGGGAAAGATCGTTAA
- the psbC gene encoding photosystem II reaction center protein CP43: METPFNSGLIATGGKDLDSTGFAWWAGNARLINLSGRLLGAHVAHAGLMVFWAGAMMLFEVSHFTFDKPMYEQGLILFPHVATLGYGVGPGGEVTNLYPFFVVGVLHLISSAVLGLGGLYHALRGPEILENYSTFFSQDWRDKNQMTNIIGYHLILLGVGCLLLVFKAMFFGGVYDTWAPGGGDVRLITNPTLDPGVIFGYLFRAPFGGEGWIIGVNSMEDIIGGHIWLGLTCIFGGIWHVITKPFGWVRRAFIWNGEAYLSYSLGALSFMSFIASAYIWFNNTAYPSEFYGPTNAESSQAQSFTFLVRDQRMGANIGSAMGPTGLGKYLMRSPTGEIIFGGETMRFWDFRGPWLEPLRGPNGLSLDKLQNDIQPWQVRRAAEYMTHAPNASINSVGGIITEPNSVNFVNIRQWLAATQFILAFFFLVGHLWHAGRARAAAAGFEKGIDRQAEPTLAMPDLD; this comes from the coding sequence GTGGAAACGCCCTTTAATTCCGGTCTTATCGCCACTGGCGGTAAAGACCTCGACTCCACCGGCTTTGCCTGGTGGGCCGGTAATGCTCGACTCATCAACCTGTCTGGCCGACTGCTAGGTGCCCACGTGGCCCACGCTGGCCTGATGGTGTTCTGGGCTGGCGCCATGATGCTGTTCGAGGTGAGTCACTTCACCTTCGATAAGCCGATGTATGAGCAGGGCTTGATCCTGTTCCCACACGTGGCCACTCTTGGCTATGGCGTTGGTCCCGGCGGAGAGGTCACCAACCTCTACCCCTTTTTTGTTGTTGGTGTTCTGCACCTGATCAGTTCTGCCGTGCTCGGACTCGGCGGCCTGTATCACGCTCTTCGTGGTCCAGAGATTTTGGAGAACTACTCCACTTTCTTCTCCCAGGACTGGCGTGACAAAAACCAGATGACCAACATCATTGGTTATCACCTCATCCTTCTGGGTGTGGGCTGCCTACTCCTGGTCTTCAAGGCCATGTTCTTCGGTGGCGTTTATGACACCTGGGCTCCAGGTGGTGGAGACGTTCGTTTGATCACGAACCCCACCCTCGACCCCGGTGTGATCTTCGGTTATCTGTTCCGCGCTCCCTTTGGCGGCGAAGGCTGGATCATCGGTGTGAACTCCATGGAGGACATCATCGGTGGCCACATCTGGCTTGGTTTGACCTGCATTTTCGGTGGTATTTGGCACGTGATCACCAAGCCTTTCGGCTGGGTGCGACGCGCCTTCATCTGGAATGGTGAGGCTTACCTCAGCTACAGCCTTGGCGCTCTGAGCTTCATGAGCTTTATCGCTTCGGCCTACATCTGGTTCAACAACACCGCATACCCTTCGGAGTTTTACGGCCCGACCAACGCCGAATCCTCCCAAGCCCAAAGTTTCACCTTCCTCGTGCGTGACCAACGCATGGGAGCCAACATCGGTTCAGCCATGGGCCCAACGGGTCTTGGTAAGTACCTGATGCGTTCACCAACCGGTGAGATCATCTTTGGTGGTGAAACGATGCGTTTCTGGGACTTCCGTGGTCCTTGGTTGGAGCCCCTTCGTGGACCCAACGGCCTGAGCCTCGACAAGCTTCAGAACGATATTCAGCCTTGGCAGGTTCGCCGCGCCGCTGAATACATGACCCACGCTCCTAACGCGTCGATCAACTCTGTTGGAGGCATCATCACCGAGCCAAACTCGGTGAACTTCGTGAACATCCGTCAGTGGCTTGCCGCGACGCAGTTCATCCTTGCCTTCTTCTTCCTTGTTGGTCACCTCTGGCATGCAGGCCGCGCCCGCGCTGCCGCTGCTGGTTTCGAAAAAGGAATCGATCGTCAAGCAGAGCCCACCTTGGCTATGCCTGATCTCGACTGA